GCTGTCCATCTCTTTGGGTCCACAGTTTTTGTCTACCAGGTTGGTTCTAGCAGGAACTCCTTCACTTGTGATGACCGAAGGCAAGTCAGCCACCACAGTTATCCTGCCATCAGCCGAACACACTGTAGAGAAATGCGTTTTAGCGTTTTATATGGAGATCCCACCTGctcttacagtaaaaaaaaaaaaaaaaaaataaagtctttacCAATGAGTTCAGTAGCAGAGAACTGACAAGTCTTGACAATTGAATTTTGGACCTCTAATGTTTCATGATCCCGCATGAGGAGCTCAAAAGTGCTGAAGAAGCCCTTCAACGTAATGtccttaaaacaaaaataaacatgcagCGTATTGACCGGTGTCCATGTATAAAATAACGTCGCATTAAAACACAAGTGTTGACGCTTCCAGTTAGAGTCATCTCACCTTGTACTTGTAGCCATGAGTGAAGAGCGGCACCTCGAGCAGCAGTCTCTGGCTATTGTTGCTCATGACGTAGCCGTGCTTAGTTGCCAGCTCTGATGTCAGCAGCTCTGAGCCGATACTGATCTCCCACAGGTAGTAAATAGGCTGGTGGTCCAGTTTAAAGCTGATGCCAGACTCAGAACAGACAGCATCAAAGGGTGGAGGAGCTGTTAATACAACACAATGGGTTACTCTGCTTCATACACAAGTAGGCTTGACCAGGTCTAAAAATAAGGCTAGCGACTTACAGGCATCAGTTAACGCCATCACTGATGCTAGTTGGTAAAAAGGCTCATTTTCAGGCAGAACGGTCAGTGTGTAGTTGATGTCCAGCCTGTGCTGCATCGTTGCATCTTTGATTAActaaaggaaacagaaaaaacatGTTGAGTCAAGCCAGATGAAGTTCCTATGTATAAACCAGCATGACATCTGAAGATCCAACCAGACAAATAATGCAAAAACCTTTTACCTGCTGCATGACAACAGGGTCCTCAAAAGGCACCTTCAGAGTGTAGCCATGAGTGTGGTTGGGAGAAACAACTTTTGTGATGTTGTGGCTGCTTGTATTTGTAAATGGAACTGTAAATTTCTGTCCATTCAAATGAACCGCAGCCAACTCGACGTCTTCAGGGACATCCCCGAGGTAGACCGTGAATGTGCGCTCCTCAGGAACTGTTCCTGAAATGAAAAGCCATTTAGATTACCGTTTCTTCAACTTGGCAAGCGCCTTGTTAGACTtactgttttcagtgaaaacagGGCGTGTCAGCAGGGGAGTGGCCAGTGTCCTGTGAATGCGAAGTCTGGTGTCAACATGATCCTCATCCATTGAGATTTGCTCCAAGTAGAGATGAAAGATGTAGAACTCATAGAGGTTCCCAGACACAATGCTCTGTGAAAGAGTACAATTTATCAGGAATTTAAATTTGCAACTAGATCAGAAAAACAATAACCCTGATTTACATTTGAGTGCATCAAGTTGACTCAGACTAATTTGCaacttgcccccccccccccgacatcGGTGCCTCCTGACCTTCCTGTATCCTCCTTCAGCATTATAGGGGATGCTGATCTCGACTGTGGAGTTGTGCTGCTTCACAATGTAGCCTCTCTCTTCTGCAACTGGCTGCTCCACAAGTTCGCCATTGACTCCAATGTTGACCTGCATCCTTTGTAGACCAGACAACAGATGCAGCACATCAGGAGTCTCCCACATAATGTAGCCAATGTTGTCATATGATCCTTTATCTGTGGGATATTTCACCAGTATTAGTTTCATTTGCTGTACGTCAAGGGACAAAAAGAAAGCCACAGCATAAAAGATAATACTGACGCATGGAACAAGCAGCCACCAGGTCAACCATAATTAAAACCCAGCTATGTCTGGAGAATAGTGTTGCATGGACCACCTCTACTGGAACACCATTCACCTAGAGAGAGacactcaaaataaaaaacatgcttTGTACTAAATGCTTTACTGTACAAAACATAGCATTCTGGAATTTCAAAAACCATGGACTAGATACCCTAAACTCTGCATCAGTGGTTTACCTCAGTGCTGAATGAGTCAGGTTGTCCATACGGAGCACGAAATACAAGCCTTCCATCCGTCAAGTCAAATGCATATCCATGCTTCTTAGCCGTTTTAAGGCTAATGGGCATCAGCTCCTGCTGCACACTCTGAAACATCACCTGCCAATCTGAAGTGGCTGAGGCATAGGCCTGAATAAAGCACATTGTTAAACCGCCATTTAATTGTATATACTAATTTGATGCATGTTATCCAACTGCAGGTGACAAATTCCACACATTTCCCAGAAGACAATGTCAAACATACCGTTTTGAAAAGAGCATCCCAGTCATCCTCCTTTGTCCCAGTTGGACAGGCCACATCACTCCTCACAGACACCTACAGAGAAACCAGTGTtggtaaacatttgaaatgccacatattttacataagataCAACCAAGCTTACTTCCATGTAGTTGACCTCACAGGTAACCTCTCTGGGAGAccaggggagagagggagaacagGTCTTGTTCAAAGCATAGGTGACttcctttcctttgtgtgtCACAATCAGGTTGAAGTTGAATGTGAACACTTCATCCTCCTGAAATATCCAGTAAAATAAGATGTATGAAAACAGTGTCCCTGAAAAAAGGCCACACATATTGTTTGCATAAATAACCCAAAACGGTTTTGTACAGACCTTGTTGTCAGTGTGGCAGCTGAAGTAAGAGGCCCGGAGCTCCACATGTTCCAATGGAGGTAAAACACTGACACTGTAGCCACATTTTGCTGCATACTGCTCAGTGATGGGGTACACACCTGTCTCATCTGAAAGACAGTCACTAGTTTTGTCTGCTCAAACTTCAAAATATTTGGGTTTAATTGGTCAGATttactaaaagtaaaaacatgCCAGGTCAGTCCTAAGAAATAACTAAAGAAATAGGGTTGCAGAGCCGCTGTAGCTCAATAATGTGATCCCACATGGTTTCTGACCCCTAGTTTGTAATGAAGCTGTGCATGACTTACCAACAGCCTCAAAGGAAGGTTCATTCCCAGTGAAGAAGAGCTCAACGGCTATCATGAAGTAACGATCACGACACTCCATATGAAGACCTTCTGCATGAACAAATGGGTTCAAATCTAAATATACGTGCTAAGGACTAATGGGCATGTGTTTAAGCAGACGTTTTAATTCTTACCATTGGGAATATTATCACATTTTGCAGTTGTCCACACAGACAGGAGAAATGTCACACTGTTAAGACAAAATCGTGTATTCAAAATGCATATATAAATTGAAACCATAAGGTGCACTAACGGCAACCAACAGCTTGTAAATTGCTATGATCCCGCACCTTACCTAAGGCAAAACCCAAAAGCCATAGCCACTGATGTGTTGGCAGTGTCTAAAGctagcctagctgctagcaaACTACACCTGCTAACCAACACAAGCTAAAGTGAACCACTTGCTTGCTTGTGTATCCTGGCCAAATTGGCACTATGTGCTGCTGTCTGCTACACACCAGTTTTTATAAGTCAGTTTCTCTACCCATGAGGGGTAAAGGCAAATCTAACCTCATCAGCTGCAACTGATTGAAAGAAACCTTGATTGCTAATGAGCTACACATGTGGCTGTAACACCTGAGGGCCTCTGGTTGGTCGGTGAATAGCCTGACTTGTAAAAACTGGTGTGTAGCAGACAGCAGCACATAGTGTCAGTTTGGCCAGAATATACAAGCAAGCAAGTGGTTCACTTAAGCTTGTGTAGGTTAGCAGGTGTAGTttgctagcagctaggctagCTTTAGACATTGCCAACACATCAGTTGCTATGGCTTTTGGGTTTTGCCTTAGGTAAGTTTATTTAGTTGCGACACAACCCATTAAGTTTTAATTGTGCTGAAATTTTAGCATGCAAGACACATGCTTTTGTCTGCCCATGAACCTCTCTGAAGCTCATAAGCATGGATATGAATTTGACCTGACAGATGGAAGGCTGGTATTTTGTACTCCGTATGGACAACCTGACTCATTCAATACAGAGGTAAACATGAAAGAGCATTAATGTGTCATCTTGTCCATCTGTTAGTTATAtagagatctctctctctctctctctctctctctctctctctctctctctctctctctctctctctctctctcagtgaatGGTGTTCCAGTAGAGGTGGTCCATGCAACACTATTCTCCAGACAAAGCTGGGTTTTAATCATGGTTGACCTGGGGGCTGCTTGCTCCATGCGTCAGTATTACAATCTTTTATGCTGTGGCTTCTTTTCCCCATGACGGTCAACAATTAAAGCTGTAATACTGGTGTAATGTCCACAGATAAAGGATCACGAAAGTGGCTACGGAATGTGAGGTG
The sequence above is drawn from the Sander lucioperca isolate FBNREF2018 chromosome 17, SLUC_FBN_1.2, whole genome shotgun sequence genome and encodes:
- the LOC116043301 gene encoding uncharacterized protein LOC116043301, producing the protein MAFGFCLSVTFLLSVWTTAKCDNIPNEGLHMECRDRYFMIAVELFFTGNEPSFEAVDETGVYPITEQYAAKCGYSVSVLPPLEHVELRASYFSCHTDNKEDEVFTFNFNLIVTHKGKEVTYALNKTCSPSLPWSPREVTCEVNYMEVSVRSDVACPTGTKEDDWDALFKTAYASATSDWQVMFQSVQQELMPISLKTAKKHGYAFDLTDGRLVFRAPYGQPDSFSTEVNGVPVEVVHATLFSRHSWVLIMVDLVAACSMHKGSYDNIGYIMWETPDVLHLLSGLQRMQVNIGVNGELVEQPVAEERGYIVKQHNSTVEISIPYNAEGGYRKSIVSGNLYEFYIFHLYLEQISMDEDHVDTRLRIHRTLATPLLTRPVFTENRTVPEERTFTVYLGDVPEDVELAAVHLNGQKFTVPFTNTSSHNITKVVSPNHTHGYTLKVPFEDPVVMQQLIKDATMQHRLDINYTLTVLPENEPFYQLASVMALTDASPPPFDAVCSESGISFKLDHQPIYYLWEISIGSELLTSELATKHGYVMSNNSQRLLLEVPLFTHGYKYKDITLKGFFSTFELLMRDHETLEVQNSIVKTCQFSATELIVCSADGRITVVADLPSVITSEGVPARTNLVDKNCGPKEMDSTRALFSFPINSCGSTVKLGKEYVTYENEIFFSKKLHAPANSSNDFDRVTMQCTYPLAGLLSVYRFESDAAGVGRIVHSAHSTQGLLSPTIKPTTVLQTPLSTQRGVSVQPAYRPSAQYIQVSSVPNNVTKNVSGFPGNVSVFPNNVTKNVSGFPNNVTKNASGFPNNVLEKVSIKPTTVLQTPESATRCTRRCLSMRPAFWPSAQYIKVSGFPNGVSKKGSIKPATILQTPESATRCTRRCLSMRPAFRPSAQYINVSGFPNDVSKEGSSILNDVSKKVSSFLNDLSKKVSDFLNEVSTTASCFLNDASRGARGSSETKVTP